A DNA window from Plasmodium brasilianum strain Bolivian I chromosome 12, whole genome shotgun sequence contains the following coding sequences:
- a CDS encoding hypothetical protein (conserved Plasmodium protein), with protein MVKANICSSTGNAEKIISKKIIEKKYEKSKNIDNNQKFPIKNKYAINKIENNKINGINSTGAFNKLNSAIRSYANEGVLNKKGNEANIRSESNHHKEDSKINYEIINSISKNLNHQLSRGVGDDYVKSLITQVSYSHLFTLLKNILTYLPFSINDYLIGTLELKEVIDSKYNTCFQLYDKNELMKYIYENESKNIVDNKVYNLFKKYKIMKNKKGFINHLHVLNFKENSNNPNLEELIIQKSRIFIYKIHSFIEGRQLNLSYIYEICYGLSYKTETFLLSVFIFDCYMHRINEMTEKNHYKKIKLLVIICSVLLALIKTQVFNGTSIMYLNDILYFVNKFRNNKVNYTCIEISNKQMEILKLLPINYNNYWTYSELTYVYFINLKNCSKKYPAIKIYYIFLEHFGFLYFIFDVIYAYSMYITAVGSYKLIPPSRIVSTIILYFSNAFYNRMSNSLIFQEKFCEEIFHLPFANDLFMWSYLFLDNFIYFFENCVIPNKNYSSIYSIFYETGRMLNIHTVF; from the coding sequence ATGGTCAAGGCAAATATATGCTCGAGCACCGGAAAtgcagaaaaaataattagtaaaaaaataatagaaaaaaaatatgagaaaAGTAAGAACATTGATAATAACCAAAAATTTCccatcaaaaataaatatgcaattaacaaaatagagaataataaaatcaaTGGGATTAACAGTACAGGtgcttttaataaattaaattctgCCATCAGAAGTTATGCAAATGAAGGTgttctaaataaaaaaggtaatGAAGCGAACATCCGTAGTGAATCGAACCACCACAAAGAGGatagcaaaataaattatgaaattattaacagTATTAGTAAGAACTTAAATCATCAATTAAGTAGAGGTGTAGGTGACGACTATGTGAAAAGTCTAATAACTCAAGTAAGTTATAGTCATCTTTTTACCCtcctaaaaaatatattaacgtACTTACCATTTTCTATTAATGATTATCTTATCGGTACCTTAGAACTTAAGGAAGTCATAGATAgcaaatataatacatgttttcagttatatgataaaaacgaactgatgaaatatatatatgaaaatgagTCTAAAAACATAGTAGataataaagtatataacttatttaagaaatataaaataatgaaaaataaaaaaggatttataaatcatttacatgttttaaattttaaagaaaattcaAACAATCCTAATCTTGAGGaattaataattcaaaaatcaagaatttttatatataaaatccATTCTTTTATAGAAGGAAGACAAttaaatttatcatatatatacgaaatATGTTATGGGTTATCATACAAAACAGAAACATTCTTATTatctgtttttatatttgattGTTACATGCACCGTATTAATGAAATGACTgaaaaaaatcattataaaaaaattaaattattagttATCATATGTTCAGTTTTATTAGCATTAATTAAAACTCAAGTGTTTAATGGAACAagtattatgtatttaaatgACATACtgtattttgtaaataaatttagaaataaCAAAGTGAACTATACATGTATAGAAATTTCAAATAAACAGatggaaatattaaaattattaccaatcaattataataattattggACATATTCTGAATTAACTTATgtctattttattaatttaaaaaattgttcaaaGAAATATCCTGCAATcaagatatattatatttttttggaaCATTTTggatttttatattttatttttgatgtAATTTATGCTTATTCCATGTACATAACAGCAGTCGGTTCGTATAAGCTCATACCACCTAGTAGAATTGTTTCTAccattattttgtattttagtAATGCCTTTTATAATCGAATGAGTAATAGCTTGATTTTTCAAGAAAAATTTTGTGAAGAAATTTTCCACTTACCTTTTGCAAATGATTTGTTCATGTGGTCATATCTTTTTTTGGAcaactttatttatttttttgaaaattgtGTTATacctaataaaaattattcttccatatactccattttttatgaaacGGGGCGTATGCTGAACATCCACACGGTTTTTTGA